The segment CCCAAATTGGACGACCAGACAGTTGTTCAGGAACTTTTGGGAACAGTACCATCCCAGGTTCTCGAAACAATAGCAAGCAGCGACGGCTGTCATCTGGCCATAATAACAACAAAAGAAAAAAATATGGTTCTTATCGTCGACGGTAAAGAGGGACCTGAATTCGATAAAATTTTCCCTGGTTCAGTTGTTTTCAGTCCCGACGGCAGGCGCACAGCTTACGGCGCACAGAAGGACGATAAAAAATTCGTGGTTGTTGACGGCCAGCCGTGGTCAGATGTTAACGGAATCGGCAAGGGGACGCTTGTTTTCAGTCCAGACAGTAAACAAGTCGCCTGCGGCGTAAAAAAAGACGATAAGTGGTTTGTTACTATCGACGATAAAGCCGGACCTGTTTTCGACGCGGTTGACAAGCCGGTCTTCAGCCCCGACAGCAAACAAATTGTCTATGGAGCAAAAAACGGCAATAAATGGCTTGTTGTTACCAACGGCCAGGCCGGGGTTGAATTCGACGGGATAAGCACACCGATTTTCAGCAACGGCGGCGAAAAGTCAGCTTATGTAGGAAAAAAAGACAATAAGTGGTGCGTGGTTGCTGATAATAAGGTCGGACCGGAATTCGACGGTTCCGATGTTCCAGTTTTCAGCGCTGACGGCAAAAGAATGGCTTATGCCGCAAAGAAAGGCGAGAAGTGGGTCGTAGTTGCCGACGGCCAAACCGGGCCGGAGTTCGAGGGAATCGGCAAGAAAGCTATCGTTTTCAGCGATGACGGCAAAAGATTAGCTTATGGCGCAAAAAAAGGCGAAAAATGGGTCGTAGTTATTGACGACAAAACAGGAGCGGAGTTCGATACTGTCGGCCAAATCATTTTCAGCCCTGACAGCAAAAAAACAGCTTATAAAGCCAAGACTGGAAATAAATGGTCTATAGTTGTCGACGGTCAGAGCGGGACGGAATTTGACGGTATCGATAAACCGATTTTCAGTCCCGACGGCAAACGGCTGGCATACGTAGCGCAGAACGGGAGCAAACAATTCGTGGTTCTTGACGGCAAAGCAGAGCCGGAATATGACGGGATTCTCGAAGGCACCCCTGTTTTCAGCTCCAACGGCAAACGTGCGGCTTATGGCGCGAAACAAGACGATAAGTGGTTCATGATAATCGACGGCCAGGCCGGGGCAACACTCGACGGAATTATCAAAGGCTCCATCATTTTCAGTTCCGACGGTAAAAAATTGTCCTATACAGCAAATAAAAACAAAAGATGGTTTATAGTTGTTGACGGGAAAACAGGGCCGGAGTTCGGCGGAATCATTAAAGGCGGGCCAGTATTTCGAGATGGAACTTTGGAATTCCTGGCTAATAAAGGCAAAGACCTGTACCGCGTGAAATATAAACTATAAGCAGTACGACTTGCGAGGTTAAGCGAGATTGAAAAATTCTTTTGTTGTGGCGGACAGTTTTTCCGCGAGTGTTTCCATGTCGATGCCTTTCAGCTCGGCAATGCGGGCTGCGGTGTGAACCAAAAGAGCCGGTTCGTTGATTTTCTGTCTGCGCATCGGCTCAGGCGACATAAAGGGACAGTCCGTTTCAATCATCATTCTTTCAATGGGGACAATCTTTACAATCTCTCTTGCATCCTGAGCGTTTTTGAATGTAACAACGCCTGTAAACGAAATGTAAAACCCCCTGTCGAGAACGATTCTTGTCTGCTCAATTGTGCCAGACCAGCAATGGAAAACGATTTTCGTTTCCCTGTCGGCGAAGTTATCAATGATTTCCATCGTCTCGTCAAAGGCGTTTCTGCTGTGAATAATGACCGGCAGTTTTTTTTGGGCGGCAATTTCAAGAAAACTTTTAAAAAGCTCTTTCTGGGCATTCTGTTTTGAAAAGTTGTAATGAAAATCCAGGCCCGTTTCACCGAGAGCCACAACTTTGCCGTGTTTGGCAAGTTCGATGAGTCTCTGCAGTTCCTGCGGCTGATATTCGGAGGCGTGATGAGGATGAATGCCGAGTGCGGCATAAAGATTTTCATATTTATCGGCAAGGGCGATAACTTTTTCATTATGCTCGGCGTCGGTTCCCACGGAAATCCATTTTGTTACGCCGACGGCGGAACTTCTTTGCAGAACATCGTCAAGAGACTGTATCAATCCTTCATAAGTCAGATGAGCATGTGTATCAATAAGGTTCATCCCGCACCTTTTAAATATTTAAGCCATTAATAGATATTTTTTCAGCATCCAATTTATAATAAATTACCACATATCTAAAAGAAATGAATAAAAAAAGGTGCAGGATTCATTGTTTCATTAAAAGGCATTTTCATAATGCCTTATCTTGGCTTTTCCTTTTTCATCGGCCATTACTATTACGACGTCAAACCGCAAAGGGAGATTATCGAGTTTGTGTTTTTTTACGAAGAGATTTGCCGCCGCTTTCATTCTGTGCTTTTTGGCAGATGTAACCGCCGCTTCGGCATCGGCGAAATCCTCGTTCGCTCTTGCCTTGACCTCGACAAAGACGACCGCACCGTCGGGAGCGGCCATAACAAGGTCTATTTCGCCGGTTCTGCAGGAAAAATTTTTCGTCAGAGTTTTATAACCGCCGGTTTTTAGAAACTTCTCACACTGCTCCTGGCCCCATCTGCCAAGCAGACGGGGTACAGAAAGAAGTTTCTTCTGTTTGTCGCCGAAAAGAAACACGATTCATTATGAACTGGATGTATGTTCCGTTCGTCTCTGTGAAAGTTTAACGCCTTTTCCGCTGCGGTCTCTGAGGTAATAAAGTTTCGCCCTTCTGGCCTTGCCGCTTCTTACGGGTTTGACATCGACAACATTCGGCGAATGCAGCGGGAAAACTCTTTCAACGCCTTCATCGTCCACAATTCTTCTGACGGTAAAGGTCTGATTTACTCCGCGGCCGCTTCGGGCGATTACAACACCTGTAAAAATCTGCGTACGTGTTTTTTCGCCTTCAACAATTTTACAATGTACGTCAACCGTATCGCCTATCTCAAAGTACGGAATCTGGGTCTTAAGGCTTTTCTTTTCTACCGAATCAAGTAATTCAGTTTTCACTTGTTTATACTCCTAATTTTAAATTTTCAATCTTCAATTTATTTCAGCAGGTCAGGTCTTTGTTTTTTTGTTTTTTCGAGAGCCTGCTGTTTTCGCCATTTATCAATCTGGGCATGATTGCCACTGAGCAGCACGTCCGGCACTTTCATCCCTTTAAACTCTTCGGGCCTTGTATATTGGGGATACTCAAGAAGGCCATCACTAAAAGAATCGTTAGCGGCCGAGTCTTCATCGCCAAGAGCACCCGGCAGAAGTCTTACTATACAATCGATTATTACCATCGCGGCTAATTCTCCGCCGCTGAGGACATAATCGCCGATGGAAATCTCTTCGGCACCGGTTCCGATTCTTATTCTCTCATCGAAACCTTCATAATGGCCGGCGATGAGAATAACTCTTTCTTCCGCCGCAAGTTCTTTGGCAAGATGCTGGTCGAATTTTCTGCCCTGCGGCGTCAGCATTATAACGCGTCCGGGATTTGCGTCCTGTTGTCGAACATTTTCAAGACAATCGAAAACAGGCTGGCACATCAAAACCATCCCGGCTCCGCCGCCGTAAGGGGCGTCATCGACCTTCTTATAATTGTTTTTAGCGAAATCTCTTATATTTGAAAGAGCTATATGCACCAAGCCACGCTGCTGAGCACGCTTGACTATCGAAAAATTCAGCGGCGAGGCAAACATTTCAGGAAAAAGCGTAAGAACATCTATTCTCATCACTTCTTACTTTAAACTAAGAAGCTTCCGGCTCTGTCGCGGCATCGGCTTTGGCCTTTGCGTCGGCATCCGCTTTGGCTTTGGCTTCAGCGTCTGCTTTTGCTTTCGCTTCGGCTTCGGCTTTTTCAGCGATTTTTTTGGCCTGAGTTCTTTGTGTATTATCGTAAAGCAAGCCCTTCTTCTTGGCAATCTGTCTTG is part of the Phycisphaerae bacterium genome and harbors:
- a CDS encoding YraN family protein → MFLFGDKQKKLLSVPRLLGRWGQEQCEKFLKTGGYKTLTKNFSCRTGEIDLVMAAPDGAVVFVEVKARANEDFADAEAAVTSAKKHRMKAAANLFVKKHKLDNLPLRFDVVIVMADEKGKAKIRHYENAF
- a CDS encoding TatD family hydrolase encodes the protein MNLIDTHAHLTYEGLIQSLDDVLQRSSAVGVTKWISVGTDAEHNEKVIALADKYENLYAALGIHPHHASEYQPQELQRLIELAKHGKVVALGETGLDFHYNFSKQNAQKELFKSFLEIAAQKKLPVIIHSRNAFDETMEIIDNFADRETKIVFHCWSGTIEQTRIVLDRGFYISFTGVVTFKNAQDAREIVKIVPIERMMIETDCPFMSPEPMRRQKINEPALLVHTAARIAELKGIDMETLAEKLSATTKEFFNLA
- the trmD gene encoding tRNA (guanosine(37)-N1)-methyltransferase TrmD, with translation MRIDVLTLFPEMFASPLNFSIVKRAQQRGLVHIALSNIRDFAKNNYKKVDDAPYGGGAGMVLMCQPVFDCLENVRQQDANPGRVIMLTPQGRKFDQHLAKELAAEERVILIAGHYEGFDERIRIGTGAEEISIGDYVLSGGELAAMVIIDCIVRLLPGALGDEDSAANDSFSDGLLEYPQYTRPEEFKGMKVPDVLLSGNHAQIDKWRKQQALEKTKKQRPDLLK
- the rplS gene encoding 50S ribosomal protein L19 — translated: MKTELLDSVEKKSLKTQIPYFEIGDTVDVHCKIVEGEKTRTQIFTGVVIARSGRGVNQTFTVRRIVDDEGVERVFPLHSPNVVDVKPVRSGKARRAKLYYLRDRSGKGVKLSQRRTEHTSSS